From Bombina bombina isolate aBomBom1 chromosome 1, aBomBom1.pri, whole genome shotgun sequence:
CTTAGGTTGCCGTTACGTATCAGAGAGAAATGGTTTCCATGTTCGTGATCCGCTGACAATTCAAACGCAAAGAGCGTGTAACCATCCAAAAATTCATCTCTATTTAGAAGAAATCCAGAATCGGTGTTTTGTTTACCGgctgtttgcaaaagagctgtgtaTTCACGTATAGCGTTTCTGTTTTCAAAGTCAGGCTGGAATGGTTTTGCGGGTATTTGCTCGCCGTCCAAATAAAGCGCAGCAAAATTTACAAAGTTATGCCTGAAAAACAAAGGGTTCTTGTCGTAGGCTCCTGAAAATGCATCATTATCCACAAATCCGATGATTAACAATTTTGGTAATTGCCCCAAAAATAAATTCTCAAAATTGCAGACACGGGTCCCCTGAGCTATGCTGTAAACTTTTAATCCAACTCTGTCTATAGTGTATTTAACAggaacacacacagatgcacactacAAGGTAACCTTCATTGTTTATAGTGTATTTAGCATGGCCGGCTAAAAGGCCTTGGGCATGGCCTATGCGTACAGCCGCAGAGATTTGCACCCTTTTCACAAACAGCGAAGCCTGCAGAATTTGTATCTTGAATGGTTCAGGGTCCGCAGACATTAAGCAGAATGAGTCTTTATTCCGTGTGAGTCTTATTCTTAGGTCTACGCCGTTGATGATAAACTTCTCCTGAAAGAAGAGGTCGCTGTGTAAGTGTCCCAGTAGCTCCACTGTGCGACTGCCCGCTGTCATTTGAGCACGTTTTGCAAAGCCTTTGTTATCACCGCCTaaaacacgtgtattatgctgCCCCGCCGTGTCCATGTAAAATAAGCCAGCTGTGAATTTAGTAGACAGTGCATCACGGCTATAATTTAGAATAGTTTCAATGTAGGCACGGTACGTGTAAAGGTTGTTGGACTGCGATATAAGCCTATCACCCAGCGTAACATCCACTTGATTGAATAGCGTAGCTATCGGGTAATTAATTAGGCTAACGCGTGCATCATCGGGTATTGGCGTGTTATCTTGTTTCACAATTTTACACGTTATATAAAGCAGAGTATTATTCAGATCAAAATAGCTTTCTCCATTGCCTGCAATGTAAAATTCAAGTGGGGCTGTATCTGAGATAGCTGCTAATGGTTGCACCTCCACATACAGACTTTTTTCTATACTTGTCTGCGTCGGTTGAATTTCAAAAATATCCAGTTCTGACTTGGCACATTCTGCTGATGCGGTATGAATAAAAGACATTTTGTTGTAAATTAATGTATGGTACCTTTCTGATTAAAAAATATCGTTGAGGCTTCTTTGCttgtttttctgtctctttaaagtttTGCGAGTGTTGCTTCTGTTTAGATTTGATGTTGAGCCGAGTGGAAAAGCGGTTTTGTGTTTACGTTTTCCTTTTGAGCGGCGTTTTATACATAGAATGCCAGACCCCGCCTGTTCATTACTACCCATTTTGTTCATCATCGCTGCTGAAACACGCCCCACAACATCTTTAGCAATTCCCGTAGCTGCAGTTTTTACATGAGGTTTAACTATATCAAATGCGCGTCTAAAGAGAGGTACGGCACGTCTGAAGAGGTTGCGAAAAACACCCGCTAAACCGCGGCCGTACATGTGTGCTGAACCGTGAAATCCAGGTAAACCGTGACCGGCCTGAGCTCTGTAGTACATACTGTAAATATGAGGTTCGCCATAATTTTTAACAGCAACCATGTTTTATCCGTACAAGTAACCTTTCCGCTGTCTAAAATGAAGTTTAACTATCGACTTCCCGTACTTGAATGGCACGTGAGTGTTCTGATCAGTCTTTATCTCAATCGTGATGCAGTCTATATAGTGTTTACTGACTGGTATGTAATCAGTTTTTGTATATTGCTGCGTGATGATTTCATTATTACTGCCGGTAATGGGCGCAGTACGAAGAAGAGGTGCATAACTGTCACCAACTCTGACATGTTCAATTATATCAGTATAAATAAAGAGAGTATAGAAACCGGCATTTATATCACAATATATTTTTCCTTTATTATTCTTGGTGCCTTGACTGCTACTAAGCCCCAAAATATGCGTCAGTTTTTCTGATGTTGATATTTCGCCATTACCTAAAACCTTTACACTTCTACCTAATTCATCGTACTTCAGCTTTAAATCAATGTTTACACTTTGGAGTGCTCCAAATTTTTCATTGATCGCTCTAACTAAATCATTCATATCTTTATAATAACCAGGTTTTACACCAACGGTCGTTGATAGTTTGTTTTGAGTAGTAATTGATATTTTTCCATCTGCGGCATCAAAGGTGTCGTATGTATGCGGATACTGTAAGGCGCATAAGCCTACTTCCCAATCGCCTTGTAATATAATGGGCTTAGCCAGTTTTGTTGTAAAGTTGGAAATTTCATTTTGCGGAAAGATATCATAGGACGCGTTACTcggtaaagttaaaaaaaaggggGCTACCTCCATTATTCTAAATCGTAGACAGCTGCGCTTTAGGTATCCAACTATTAAATTTGTGCGGGTAACCTTTCC
This genomic window contains:
- the LOC128664896 gene encoding uncharacterized protein F54H12.2-like; this translates as MSFIHTASAECAKSELDIFEIQPTQTSIEKSLYVEVQPLAAISDTAPLEFYIAGNGESYFDLNNTLLYITCKIVKQDNTPIPDDARVSLINYPIATLFNQVDVTLGDRLISQSNNLYTYRAYIETILNYSRDALSTKFTAGLFYMDTAGQHNTRVLGGDNKGFAKRAQMTAGSRTVELLGHLHSDLFFQEKFIINGVDLRIRLTRNKDSFCLMSADPEPFKIQILQASLFVKRVQISAAVRIGHAQGLLAGHAKYTINNEDRVGLKVYSIAQGTRVCNFENLFLGQLPKLLIIGFVDNDAFSGAYDKNPLFFRHNFVNFAALYLDGEQIPAKPFQPDFENRNAIREYTALLQTAGKQNTDSGFLLNRDEFLDGYTLFAFELSADHEHGNHFSLIRNGNLRAEIRFSRALERTVNLIAYGVFDNIIEINQRREILYDYL